The genomic window agtgctcactggggttACTAAGCCCTCCTCGAGGTGCAGTGCTTGCACATGTGATCATGGGACTCTCGGGACAGCTGAGTCATGCttatggttgtggtgcttgcaagGAGTGCAGACTGCGGTAGTCACAGAAGTGCTCATGAGGTGCATTTCCTGCCTGTGTTCCTTATGCGTCTGTTTAGTTATGGGGCTCACCTTTCTGTGGTGCGTTCAAACACCTGGCTGTGGAAATAGTGTGTGGTACCTCAGAGTTGCCAGGATCGAGTTCTGTGCATGAGgaacaccagggatttgaacttgtgatcATTCGCTTGCACAGAAGGTGCGCTAAgccacagcactgttcacaactgTCTTGACAAACGGAGAAATCTGGCATCACTCCCAATGGACCATTAAACTCTAAAATCTGCTgcgggggggaggtatactgtggtggtggaatatgtgcactggtgaagggatgggtgtttgagcattgtataactgagacttaaacctgaaagctttgtaactttccacatggtgattcaataaaagaataaattaataaaaataaataaataaaaaaataaataaaataaaaaataaataaaataaaatctgctgaGTAtaaattgtataactgaaactgcCTATAGTGCCAGATCCACCTAGCATGGTGATACGAACTGGGAAGTAATTCTTTACAAATTCTGATCAAATCATGGTCAGACTGTACTTAGGTTTTATGATACTTTTGCAAAGGATGGATAAAATCACATTCCGTTACAGTAGACCTTAGAGAGCAGCAGCATTGTTCCGGGCTCTATGAATACACAGATGAACCAGGCGTCTAGTCTATTTAGTGTTATGGGAGAAAAAGGAATCGGTTAAAAGAGGGGTCACAGATACGATGCCTTATACACACAGTGGGGGATAAATTAGGGAAAACCCCACTGGCCTGGCCAAGGAAGGAGCAAGAGGGATTTCGGTGGAGACAGTCTGATTCTGTtttggaagagaagaaagagaggtggACAAGGCAAGTAATAATTCCAGTCAAAAGGAAAACATCCAGGGGCATGGAGTCATGGAAATACATGGCGCATTTCTGGAACCGCAAAGAATCTATTTAGGCAAGAGAACAGGGCCCAGGAGAGATAACGAACGGAGGAGAGAAAACAGaatgcagagggaggcagggtcGCCAGGCTCTTGTGTACCAGGCTATCAACTGCACTTTATCAGGTACGGAGTGAAATGCTAAGACAGTGGGGGGCCGTGGGgcgggcagagcgatagtacaggaggtagggcacttaccctgTACTCAGTCGACCCAGTGAGAGCCCCACCTGACAAGGTTCCTGAAGTGATTCCCATGTGCAGAGGCAGAAGAACCCCTAAGCAGCGCCAGCTGTCCAGCCCCGCGCACCTCCCAAATAAAAGACCTAAGTGTAAAAGGAAGCCTGGCAGGAATGCGAGTGGACCACAGCAATAAACATCAGGGAGCACGGCTCTtgcacccctggcggtgctcacgggaccacatcggatgctggaaatcgaaccctacctgctgtgctatcactccagcccctcatcttaaTTCAATGAATATGATGATCCACCAGCACAGCAACTGattaaataattatcatttttaatcaTCTCTCTATATTGTGTTACTCTttgatcaaattatttttctttaattgactttaaattcatctttttttgtctcttggggtcatgcccagcagtgcccgggggatcatgggtgctggggactgaacctggaacTCTCGTATGCCAAATATGTGGCTCAACCATTAGAGTTATCCTTGGGCCTGACcaagccattttttttctttcaatttttgggtcatatctggcaatgcataggggtcactcctggctcatgcactcaggaattactcctagctgtgctcaggggaccatatgggatgctgggaatcgaacccaggttggccatgtgcgaggcaaacgccctatctgctgtgctatcactccaaccccccaaaccatttctttctttctttttttttttgtgcttcccccctccgcccccaaacCATTTCTTAATGGAGAAGGACATACCCgattatgctcaggggtcactcctgatggtgcttgggggaccatatggtgctggagattgaactgtgGATAGTCACATGCATGACAAGTACCATAattcctctactatctctttgcccaCCCCCTACCAAACCATTTTAAAGCAGAATGCAGACACCATTTACTTCATTAAATGAGCATGCATTTCCTAAAAACAGAGGCAAAACCATGATACCATTCTTACAtcgaagaaaaataattttacagttATCCAATCGTTACTCCATATTAAAATGTCCCACACTATAATCAAATTTCTAGGGCCCGTGGATAGCTTAGAGGGAGAGTATCTGCCTTACACGCTATCAGGTTgagagttcaattcctagtactgCGTCAATGCTAAAGTACAATCCTGTTTGGTATACAGGGGGCTACAGCTAAGCCTGCTGCCTCTGGTGTAGCATAATGAAGAATACGAACCTTGGTTATTGCagaaaacaaagggaaggggaaaagaaaaaagaaaaccaaatttcttttgtacattttatttttctgaaggggGTAGTGTCAAAGGACAGAGATCAGGGCTAATCACAGAGGATCTTCCTAATGCCGaagttggggctagagagagagtacaggagtgaACGCTCTGCCCTAAGTGTAGGGGTCATTTATTCCCAGCGCcacaggcccccagcactgtgggatATACCCTCCTTCCCCAGCAGAGAGCCCAGGAGAGGCCTAAACCCCtcccacaaaaataaattaattaattaaaaataatgctcagaattctttttcttttttttccttctttttctttttgggtcataccggcgatgctcaggggttactcctggctctgcactcaaaaattccgcctgctgggggaaccatatgggatgccagggatcaatcctgggtctgctgtgtgcaaggcaaacgccctccccattgtactatcgctccggccccatgctTAGAAGTCCTTAGCTGCCCCCTTCACCAGTGAGCTCTAGTCCACTTTCTTCACAGGAATCCGGATGTGATGCCCATGGCAATGGAGACCCGGACCTGCTAGAGACAGAACTGGCAGAGCTGGCAACAGACCAGAAGGGACACAGCAGGGGACATGCACTTGGGGGAAGCCCTTGTTTCTGGCTGGCACCAATGAATGTGAGATGTCCCAGTGGGACCATCGGGAGAGGTGCCAGTAGGAGTAAGCAAGCTAAAAAGGTAAAGGGGAGCTAAATTCTAGATACAGAGCACCTCAAGGACACAATGTCCGAGCAGCTGAACTACTGTCCCTGGCACAGAATGCTGAGCGAGAAATTCTGGCGAGTTCGTCTTCCAGGAAGAGTTCCCACTTCTCCGAAAACCCTCTTGCAAGGTCACTGACAACCTCCCTACTGCAAGTCTCGTTTTCCCATCATCTGGCACAGCTGACCACTCCTTCTCTGCAagacccccccacgccccaccaggCAGTCACACTGACCTCACGGGCCCTTCCCCAGTCACTGTGCCACCTCTCTGTCCTATACAGTGTGCAAATGTTCACACATCACAGGTCTGTTTCCcagtctcttctctttctctagtCCCTTTTAAGCAATCTCATATATTTCTatagtttaaaaagttttattatgaGAGCTTTCAACCAAATACAAGAATTCAAGAAATTTATGTTTCGGCCAACAATGAACAGTCAACATTCCCATCTGCTGGGATAACTTCCAGTGTTACCTGGAATTCAGATATTTCCTTTAAGGTAGGAAGTAACCGGTCAAGCAGGAAATTGCCTATTTGGCGTTTCTATTTGAATAGTTCACAGCCACCAGATTTTACCAGATTTCACCAAGCTTTACCAGATTCATAACTGCTCAGTGGTAGACTATGGCTATTATGCTCTATTCTACAGATTTTCTAATacattgtttacattcaatatttcaccaaATTAGTCAATACACTAGGTCTGCATCACGCCCTAGAgaatatctacttttttttttaagatgaaacaCAGAGAGGCTTAATAGCATGTGAAAATGCTTACAATGTATAGAAGAAGGATTCCCAAGCATTTTTGGAGATAAAGATGCTGAGTTGACTCTGAACAAAATAGTAGGAATTGTTTAGGTAGGCTTAGGAAATTTCAATCAAAGGAAACAAATACTTAAaggttgcactgtcatcccattgtttgtcgatttgctcgagcgggcaccaataacgtctccatggtgagacttattgtcactgtttttagcatacccaATACGGCACGggtatgaaacaaatattttgtataagaaattacaaaTACCGACGGTATTCTGGATCCATGAACTCCATAAACTGTAAGGTGTGAAAAAGCAGAAATGATCCTGCAAATATAAAGTACTCCATCTATCTTCAACATTGAAACAAAAAATACCCCCAACTAACGAAAAATTATCTTGTACTTGGAATGTGTCAATGAAGTTATCACTAGTTCTCAGAGAATATCTACTGTTAAGGCAGACTAGGGTGCGGGAGGAAGTAGTCAAAAGGTAGAGGGGACTGCAGGGGTAAGCTAAGAACCCCCAGGTTGAACAGAGACAGTCTCCTGTGTCAGGAGTATTTGGGCTCAGCCAGCTCAAATCTCCAATCACCAGCTTTCCTGACATTGGGCAATTTGGTCGAACATGTTAGCTCATGTTCATTATCTTCAATTCAGCTTtcttggaaagaagaaaatagaaattttatgagTTTGTTTTTCATGTCTAGACACAAATGACCTGCAGAAttcaacagaattttaaaaaatgaaaataatttattaatgcaCTTGGAAACAGACGAAATttggaaataacaaaacttataaatagcaggaagggcactgggcCTGAAGCCTTCAAACTGCTTGAGAAGTCCGTGTGTCGCCTGTTCTTCCTGAGGTTCCCCCTCATCTTTCTGCAGATCCCATTGCTTAAGATCCCGTCTGGATTGCATTCAAACACCATGTCATAGTACAAGGCCTGGGCCATCTTAGGAGTTTCACAACCAGGGAGGTCGTGGGCTGGATCCTTGCACTACCACTGCAACTTTCTTCATTTTCAAGGGCCACCTGCATTTCTTAAAGGCTAATTACTTCACTGAAAATAAGCCAGCGTAAAAAAAACACtgcaatgaggggctggagcgatagcacagcaggcagggcgtttgccttgcacgcagccgaccggggttcgatccccggcatcccatatggtgccctgagcaccgccagcgagtgcagagccaggagtaacctctgagcaccactggtgtgaacccccccaaaaaaagaaagggggggaatggaggaatggggagggggggagccagTGCAATGACCTCCTGTAAGGAAAACCGCTGTGTGTCTGCCAAGTGACAGAATCGGGAAATCGAACCCTGAACCCAAGGCGATCTAAAACACGGGGGTCCGGACTCGCGCGGACCCCGACTTCCGACCACGCCTCACGAGCCCGAGGGCACGAGCCCGAGGGCATCGatgccccccgcggcccccgcagGTTTCCCAGCCTCTTCACCCCGCCAGGCGGAGGAACCGCTCGGTGCGCGCCGGGAGCCCCGGCCCCGGCTCCGGGCCGCTGCGGCCCCACCAAGGTCAAGGTCCGCGGGCCCCGGGGCGCCGTCCTCCCCGCGACCTTGAGCCGCGCCCGCCGgaagcgccgccgccgccgccgccgccgccgcctcagcGCGGCCCCTCGGCCGCCCCGCAGGCCCGGCCCCCACGGGACacagccccgcgcccgcgccccgcgcccgccaaCGCCGCTCCCGGGAAGGCGGCGCTGCTCACCGGAGCCCGGCCGGCGGGCTGCAGGGCCCGGCTCGCTGCAGGAGGCCGCGGGCCGCTCGGTGGCCGCACCGCACCAGCGCCGCCATCttgctccgccgccgccgccgccgccgccgccgccgccgcgccccctccccgacccgggcggccgcgggcctggggcggggctcggggcctgCAGACGGGGGCGCCGCCGCCAGGGGGAGCGGGGCGCGCGGCCGCCGCGGGGACGGGAGCCCGGAACCCAGGGGAGCGGCCTGTCGGCGCGGGGCTCCGGGGCAGCGCTGGGAGCGTGGCGGGAACGGACGCTTCTGAAAAGCGTCGCGCTGGAGCGCGGGGATGCCGGGCGTCCCGGGGGAGTGGGCAAGGCTTGGGCAAGGAGACCCTTGGCATTGGGCCATGCAGATGCATGAAGCCGCTGGCAGCAGACGGAGACTTCCCGGGCCAGTGGGTTCTTGGGAAGTAATGAATGAAACCCGCTCGCCCGAAGGCTGCCAGGACCCATCTGTGGACCCGGGAACTGATGAGACCTTGACCTGGCCCACTGCGGGCACCCCCAGAAGGAGGGACCCCCacttctgagagaagctccagctgGAAAAAGACCAGGAAGGGACCAtgagctgctcccagctcagtcccTTAGCGGCCACCCTCGCAGGGCTGCCCCCGCGTTTGCGAAACCCTGTAAAAGCCGACGTGAGCGGGGCAGGCACCCAGGAGCGGCCAGAGTCCACGTGCTGCTCGTGCACAGGTGTGGCCAGCCCATGTATCTGGTTCTCCCCCTCCTGAGATGGGTCCTGGGCTTTCTACTCCAGGGAACCCAGTCCTAGATCTCACGCCCTCTGTGAGGTCTCAGACTGGGGAAGCTCTAGGACTGACTGCCCCGCGGGGAGCAAGACCCGCTGCGGACTCTTACCAGCCCGACGTTTCCCCAGCCGTTCCTGGGGTGGCGAAGGTGGATAGAGGGAAAGCAGTGAGGCCAGTGGGGGctgcaggtgacttatgtgaagtggagagaGACGACGCCTCAAGAAGGCAGCCTGCAGCTTTCTCCCCAGTGTACCTCTGCCACCCTGAGAACGGCTGAGAAATCTAAGACTGATCAGGTCTGTGATCAGCCCCTacaccaccctcccaccaccctccctagGCAGCCGCCAAGTCACACCTGACGTCCACTTGTTCTTTGAGGCACTGGAGTTAATCCCCACCGCCCCACCGcctgatttcttggggagccgTGGACGCAGgctccccaagaaaaaaaaagtgagggttACTCTTGGCAAGACAGGCAAATCAGTCCTCTACCTGACCCAAGCCTTTGTGCTTTGTGGTCCTTCATCTTTCTTtgaggaaagaatttcaggaggaaacgAGCAGTAAAgttcaaaacaaacaaccaaggAAAAcaccagattttatttggaggttttaagggggggagggtggagagagagagagagagagagagagagagagagagagagagagagagagagagagagagagaggcaggtgcTCGAGAGATCAGAGGCTTTTCCAAAGGCTAAAGAGAGCCCCAGCACACATCCCAGATTCCAGTGTTAAATATGagatgaaagtccacatctcgaGGTGATGTgagcgacacatgtgctcgggcaccacatgtgctcagcagcAACATATGGGCACAGGTGGCACACGGGCTGGGGGAAAGATATGCACAATTCTTTCTGGCCTTTGTTCcagctggagcttctctctggtGGCGGTGGGGGTCCAGCTTTCCTGGGGTCTGTGTTGCTGCAGGTAAACATctcatcaggccttagttcccGAGCTCACAAGGTGGGTTTTCACAGCCTTGGGGCTATCGGTTTTCTTCCCAGGAATTCACTGccatggaggggtgggtgggggcttccCTGTCTCCCTGCTTTCTTCTCCGTGTAGTCTCTTCTCCAGGCTGCCACCTCACTCCTCCCTACAGGAGGTAACCTGGTAACCTGGGACCCCCATGACATCATATACTTAtgtttttctggaaaaataaagtTCATTAATAAAAGTGTTCGTGGTGGGAGcaaaggcattctttttttttttttttttggcattttagatcacacccagtgatgcacacgggttactcctggctctgcactcagggattactcctggcggtgctcaggggaccatatgggatgctgggaatcggacccaggtcggccgtgtgcaaaacaaacgccctacccgctgtgctgttgctccagccctgcaaaggcATTCTCTTTATGACGAGAATCCCATTCTTATGAACGGGAACTTGCGCTGCACAATTCCCGTTCATTTTAACATGGTGGCACTAGCCTGCCCCTCTCTTACCTTCAAGCTGGCAGAAGGTGAAACTGTTGGAGTCAAGTATTGTGCTGTGAGGCTACGGTTGCTGGTCATGAGATGGGAGAGGGATAAGGCAGCAGAGCAAGTAACTAACTGCAAGTGACAGCTCAACCCAAGGAGAGTGGAAGATAGGAAGTAGAAAGGACATTTTTGGCCAAGGAAATGAAGGTCTGGGCAGGACGGTATTCTTCAAAGAGGTTCCTGAAAGCTAGGAATTAaccattaaaactttttttttttgggtcacacctggcaatgcacaggggtcactcctggctcggcactcaggaattacccctgtcagtgctcaggggactatatgggatgctgggaaccgaacctgggtcagctgtgtgcaaggcaaatgccctacccgctgtgctatcactccagccccaaaacttttgaccaaataaaagcagaaagggagccagaaaatgagaaatggaagaaaggagggCTGAAGCTAGGAGGACAATGCCATCCGGGGGGTGTGCTGGCTTTCCTGGCCATCAGGAGGGGTGGGGTCAGGAACTCAGTTTGTGGACTGAGAGGTTCTTTGAAGCTAGTTTACCTAAGTGATCTCTAGACAGAGGAAGCCCGGGGCAGAAGTTTTCACTGACTCAGTTTCCACTGGGGCAATACTTAAATATGGACTGATAACAGGGGATGACAGAAGTGGATCCTGCAGAGGAATGGGGGGATGTAAAGTGTTGATTTTTGGAGGCCAGTGGAAAGGAACACAAGAAGCACAAGGACAGGACATAAGAGGCTGGGGGAGTTTCTgattgtggtttgctatagagtgGAGACGCTGGTGACCTGAAGGGAGACTCTGCCCCAAAGGAAAGCAGGGTCCTTGTTCTGCACAGCGGAGGGAGGTCTCCTTGCCAGTCGTGACAATGAACCCTCTGAATTTCTTAAGTCTAAGGATTTCTCAGGCGTAGTTCTGGAACAAATGCTTTAAAATCTGTTCTGAAATGTAATGTTTATCCACATCTTTGCTGACAttgctttttattcttatttattctccgggctggagcaatagcacagcggttgggctttggcctttcacgcagctgacccatgttcgattcctctgcccctctcggagagcccggcaagctactgagagtatggagcccgcatggcagagcctggcaagctacccgtgtgtattggatatgccaaaaacagtaacaagtctctcaatgagagacgttactggtgcccgctcgaacaaatcgatgagcaatgggatgacagtgacagtgatttattctgCATTTCTCTGCCTCTGCTATTACCTTGCTCTGGAGTTCGTTAGCTCATTGCTTTTTactgagggagggaagggaatgaaAGGTGAGGGGTTCTTTCACAGTGTGGCTTAGAATACTCAGTGCCTTAGAATGAATGTGGGGTAACTTCTGGGAGTTCATTTTTTAGGCACCTCTGGGGGTGCcgagggaccactcctggtgggctctggggacatgtggtgtcggggattgaccaaggttggccccatgcaagtgccctacctgctatactactgctctggccctggccctcaTTTTTACACCATGATTTCcagtaaaaaacattttaaaataaccaatGCTTTCCCAAAGTAGGTGATGAAATGATGGGGGAGGATGGAGGAAGTAAAGACCTCAGGTGTAACTGGTGAGGGTGCTTTCTGTTTCCTTGAAGAAGGTAGACTCCAGGTTTGGGGCAGTGTTGCTGCAATAGGGTGGGAGGCAAAATAGTTTGTCACCTCTGGTCTACTAGAACCTACCACCGCTTTAAgcgatttttggtttttttggtttatgggtcacagctgtggtgctcagggaaccatgtggtaccagggatcaacctgggtgaGCTCCATACAAAGCAAGACTCACTCCTGTTTAACTTAGAGCCTAcgataaaagcaaaacaaactcgAAGTTCTATTTCCTATGTGTCAACATTCATATTATTAAAGACAATTATGaggccacagagatgcctcaagGGGTTGAAAACTGGCTTTACATGCGGTTTTGATGCACAGCATGCGCgtctggtttgatcccaagcaccatgcAGTTCCCCAAGCATATGTGTGGCTTTCCcaagataaaataaagacaaactgtgctcgctttggcagcacatatactaaaattggaatgatacagagaaaatCAGCATGGCCCCTGCATAGGGATGACACACAAATTCATGAAGcattccatattaaaaaaaaaaattaaaagaaatctgaTAAGGTCTTTATTTTTAGTAaggtaaaatcccaaatatgtGGATTATTTGTTTGATactggttaaattttttttaaaagaaattggggctggagcgatagcacagcgggtagggcatttgccttgcatgcggccaactcaggatcgattcccagcatcccaaatggtcccccaagcaccaccaagagtaatttctgagtgtatgagccagaagtaacccctgtggattgccaggtgtgacccaaaaggcagaaaaaaaaaattacctttgaacatataacacaaaaaatatatttaatgatttaatgtGGTTTGGTCTGTTTAATctaaaaaggtttttttccttcAAGTAAAGGTTTTAAGATATACACAATTCTTTGAATGATAACAAACCAATGGAGCTAAATCCCTGATATTCCTAATATTGtaaattcttaaaaatgaagtaaaatatacAGATACAGTGAATGGACAAAATAATGTAGGAGACTGTGAGGAATACAATAAGAATGTACAATAAGAATGTTGACTGAGAAATTCTGAAAGATGACCAGAAACTTTTATGAAAAATGACAACAAGTATTTAATCATATGCTTTTATCTATCTCATAAATAACAGAAGAAATAGCTGGAGGTGATACTTtctcccttaaaaaaataaaccacccGTCTCTTTCTACTCCTTTATTGTGAAGAGCTGGAAAGTTCTTTCAGGTTTTTGGCTTCGGTGGTTTCCAAGCTGACTGGATTTTCCAAGTAGGCAGTACCTGCACAGGGTTTTCCAGTCACTGGATCTATGACTTGTCCAACTTTGAAAACAATCTCAGCTAGTTCATGTTTCACATGCTTTGTGCGAGGAACAGGCAAAGCTTTGAGTAGCACGATATCTCCGATGCTGCATTGCTGAAGAGCATCATGGGCAAAGTAGGTTTTCCGTTTATTAAAAtactgtgggggaaaaaaaaatacactgttGAGAGGAGAAACCAACCAGTTGATCCCATCCATGATCTGGCATGGCTatacaaaatattcaaaaaagtAATGCATGGGAAAAAGCTAAGTCTTGAGAAATGGCAGTATATTTAAAAGTCAGCTATTCTATTTCCGGTATATTGCAATGGCTGTTCTAGAGCTGCTCCTGTCTCCAAGCTCtctagcatttatttatttatttatctatttatttattggttgttgttttggggccgcacccagtggtgctcagggcttactcctggctctgctgtcgggctcaggggaccatatggggtgtggggaattGTGCATGCAAACAcctcacctgctgcactatctccccggcccctctccAGCTTACTAAAGTGAATCATGGCCCCAGATAGCGTTACAGAACTGAATGTGAGATAACAAAAATTTGCTAAAGCAAATGGTTTCTGGATATACAATTACCAAGAgttaattcaaaatcaactgcATGATGAATCTGAGGTATTTCTGGCAACACCTGCCAACGTTGCATTTCTTGAGTGAAAAAGGGCTGTGAGTGGGAAAAGTTTTAAAAGTCTTGCTCTAGTCTATTTCCTTCAATCCCCTAGCCTTTATTGATCAACACTTCTCTAGgctatttaaatgttttcttaattgaaaaacattattttattatagtttgggaaGTTACAATAGTGTCAAAATTTATGGCATTGATATACAAACTACATCTACCCCCACTAAGTACCCACAGTCCTCCATCACTAtcttggcttatttatttatttatttatttatttatttatttatgtatgtatgtatgttttaactgatcactgtgaggtaaacagcttcaaagttgttcatgattgggtttcaatcatacaatgttccttcaccagtgtacatttctcaccatcaatgtccccggtttccttTCTGCCCCTCTAGTCCTcttcactgccccccaccccttttgggtattatggtttgcaacacaggtactgaaaggttactatgtttgtccctttacctacacTTCCTTCCCACTGGCTTTTTTTATAGCCTACAGGTGCCACTCCCACCATGAGCTGTATGGCTGGGCACTTAACCATTTCAAGCCCAATTTTTCAATAACATAAAACCAGGCACCAACACCGGCACttcaaagttttatatatatatatgaatatatatatatatatatacacacacacacacatatacacatataaacatatgtgtgtacacacaataTATCTTTTTACAATGTAAATAAAGCACATAGATGTTCTGCTCAGGTTTTGCAACTGAGTCACAGATAATAGCCAGAATCCCCTAATAAACTGCTATAGCAggtattttcattttacagaaaGAAACAGATTCAGGTAAGTTAGGTAATGTTAACACTAGTAAACAGAGTTAGTGTTCAAAATAAAGTCTAAGATCATGCTCTCATTCTTCAGGGTGCACCTATGTTTTTGACCTTCAATGACAGAAGGTATTCTACTTTCCTAAACACTCAATCCTAAATGCAGAAACATCCCTGGCACACATCCTTCTCCTTAACAaatgacttctttaaaaaaatctttcctcaTCCACTAACACCGCACAAAGAACTGCTCATTTCCCTATTGTTAAAAACTTTTGCAATAATATCCTTTACCAGTTTCATACATCCATTCCTACCCCTATGTCTTCAAAtttgtctttcctttcttctagGAAGAAATCTAAAATGATAAAAGACTTCTCAGTCCATCTGATCCTGTAGTCATTCAATAAAAGTCCCTATTAAGTGGCAaactctgagttcaattcccctAAACTACTCAGGGCTAAAATAACGTCTCTCCACTCACTCCTCTGGATAAAATTCTTTTAGGTATTCAACTCACATCTCTCTTTAATCCagctgagatagtacagtgagtagggcgtgtGCAACACatgtccacctgggttcaatctctgcatcccatatg from Sorex araneus isolate mSorAra2 chromosome 4, mSorAra2.pri, whole genome shotgun sequence includes these protein-coding regions:
- the MRPS17 gene encoding 28S ribosomal protein S17, mitochondrial, translated to MSVARSSVHAKWIVGKVIGTAMQRTAKVRVTRLVLDPYLLKYFNKRKTYFAHDALQQCSIGDIVLLKALPVPRTKHVKHELAEIVFKVGQVIDPVTGKPCAGTAYLENPVSLETTEAKNLKELSSSSQ